Sequence from the Leptospira dzoumogneensis genome:
TCCGCCGTCTCTTTTGCGGTTTCGGTGAACTTATTATTGTATGGACTTGTCGGGCCATTTGCAGCGGGTCTCATGAATCGTTTTGGTATAAAACGAATTATGGTATTTGCGCTCACATTGCTCATATCCGGAATCCTTCTAACAACGATTATGCGAACAAACTGGGAGCTGGTTGTTCTTTGGGGGGTAATGGTCGGATTCGGTTCGGGAATGGCTGCCTTAGTTTTAGGAGCCACAGTGGTCAATCGTTGGTTCGTTTCTCATAGAGGACTTCTCATGGGAATTTTAACAGCGAGCACTGCAACCGGACAGATCATCTTTCTTCCATTTTTAGCCGCACTTACGGAACAAGAAGGATGGAGAAACGCAGTCTATGCGGTTGCTTCTATACTAGGAATACTTTTACCAACCGTATTCTTCTTAATGAAAGATTCTCCTAAACAATCGGGGCTCTTACCTTACGGGGCAAAAAGTGAAGAAGAAGGTGTCCTACCCGTATCCGGAAATCCATTTATAGAAGCGATCTCCGCATTAAGAGTCGGACTGAGATCTAGGAATTTTTGGCTGCTTGCAGGAAGTTTTTTTGTATGTGGGGCGAGTACAAACGGTCTTGTCGGAACACATTTAGTTCCTGCTTGTTCCGATCATGGAATTCCGGAAGTAAGAGCAGCGGGACTTTTGGCATTGATGGGAATCTTCGATCTGATCGGAACAGTAGGTTCCGGTTGGTTATCCGACAGAGTGAATAACAAAATTCTGTTATTTATGTATTATGGATTAAGAGGTATCTCCTTATTATTATTGCCTCAGGCATTCGATCCTGAATCGAATAAACTTTCTATATTTGCGGTATTTTACGGATTAGATTGGATCGCTACTGTTCCGCCTACTGTTGCATTGACTGCTAAAATATTCGGAAGAGAAAAAGTAGGATTGATGTTCGGTTGGGTGGTTGCTTTCCATCAGATAGGAGCTGCAGTCGCCGCATTCGGAGCGGGATATATTAGAACAGTGCAGGGAGAATACGATCTTGCATTCATGTTCGCGGGAGCATTATGTGTGATCACTGCACTTGGGATATTTGCAGTATCAACTGAAAAGGAAGAAGGGAAACTTTCTGAAACACCTGAATTTGCATCATAATTATAATACAATGTAAGTGCGGAAGTGCGCGGGAAGTTTTAGGGCTATTCTAAAAGTTCTACTTTTCCGGAAATAGGAGTGATAGAGCGGATCTTATCCTTTTTATAATCCAATTCGTATAGGGTATAATTATTATAAGGTCTGTATTCTTGGTCTTTGGATTGTTTTACGAATTCAGGATCTCCTAAAAAATAAACGGATCCGTTCTTAATTACGGGAAAACAACCTACAAAAGAAGAATCATATCTTTGTTTTGTTTTTAGATCTACGACTACGATGTTTCCTAATTTTCCGTCCGCTCTTTCAGTGAAGGACAGGACTTTTCCATCGGGACTAAAGCTGATATTTACTTGTTCTTTGTTCTCTCTCGGTTCTTTGGACTGAGGATTTACGGGAAAAGGATAGAATGGATCCGAAAACTTGATCAATTCTCCGGTTAAAGAAGGAAGTTTATAAAGTCTATTTTCCTTCTCGGTTGCCACACGTACTAAAACTAGATCTTCCGCAATCGTATATACATCAGTAATTTGTAATTTCCCGCTTTCTATCCAAGCTAGGGTTTTTAGTTCGGAAGTTTCGAGAGAATATTTATGGATCGGAACTCTGAGTGAATCCTCGCCGTGTTCAGAGTAACGCACTTCGTTACCGATCAATACTATATTCTTTTGATCCGGAGAAACATAAGGCTGGTAACCTGGAAGAGATTTTATCTCCTTCTCCTTTTCGTAATCGTATAAAACGGTTTCCCATCGATCTCCATTTTTTCTGGAGAAGATCACAATGGATTTATCTTTTAAAAATCCACTATTACCCGGAAATGCATCTCTTGTTCCTTGGATCGTCTTAACTTTGGAGTTCGCTAAATTTAATAGATTTAGATCTTTGGAAGTTTTAAAAAGAATATAGTTCTGTTTTCTAAAAACAGGGATCCCTTTCTCTTGGGTTCCGGTATAAACAAGTCCGGTTTTTCCGTTAATGGAGGAAATAGAGATAAGTCTTAAGATACCTTTGTCTTCTTGGACTGCATAAACAGGACTCATAAATGGAACGGGAGTAGGAGTGACCGAGAAGACAGGGCTTTGTAAAATAGTTATGATAAAGGTAGATCCGAGAATCCGGAAGAGAGCAAGGTTCAGAAATTTATTTTTATATGTATCCTTCGCTCGCATACAGTCATTCTCCGAAAAAATCCAGGTTTCGTCAGTAAAATTTATCCGATCTGCCCGGATTGATTTCCCAAAGGGAATATTAGATCAACGTTTGATCTCAAAAGTCCTAAACGTACCTTTAGCATCTTCCCATTGGATCGTAGCTTCCGTTACTTTTGCTTTAGAAGGACCTCTTTGAACTGCTTTGTACAAATCTTCGATAAAAATTTTGTCTCCTTCTACAACAACTTCTACTTCGCCGGTAGGAAGATTCATAGTGTAACCTTTGAGTCGGCATTCCTGGGCTCTTTGCAGCACAAAATATCTAAAACCAACTCCTTGCACGGTTCCTCGGATCCTAATTTTCGCTCTAGATTCGTTTTTTGCAGCCATTCAGTTATTGGAACTCCTACAACTAAATTATACTCCCTCATTCTTGAGAAGAAGCCTTATTTACCATCCAGGAGGAGAAATCCTGCAAAAACTGCCAAAGTATCTCTTTAGATCCTTCATCTGCTTCCCAGTCTTTTATCGCCTTACGATAACAGGAAAGCCATATCCTTCTAGCTTTTTCGTCGATTGGAAATGGAAGATGCCTGGCTCTCATTTTTGGAGGCCCGTATTTTTGAACATAATAGGGCGGACCTCCGAGAACCTGTACCATAAAGTCCGCCGACTTTATTTTGCTCTCTTCTAGATCTTCCGGAAACATCCAACGAATTTCGCTGACAGCTATTTGATCGTAGAAAACGGAAACAAGTTCCCTAATGGAATTTTCTCCTACTTTTGAGAATAATTCTCTAAGACGAGGACTGGGAGGAGGAGGTCCTCCGGGTGGAGTGTAAAATGGCGCACTCATGTAGAAGGTCCCTTCTTCATAAAATCCAAGATCTTAGGTTCAAACTCTTGTACTAACTTTTGATACACATCTAGCTTAAAGGAGACTACGGTCGAAAGACATTCTTGAAATGGAATGAATCTAACTCTTTCAAACTCCTGCTCATGAGCCGTTAGATCGCAGTCTTCCGCTTTACCATCCCAGTATAGAAGATACCATTTTTGGGTTTGGCCTCTATACTTTTTTAGATTAGAGCTTAGATGTAAGGACTCAGGAAAATCATAGTTGATCCAGCTTGGATATTCATAGATGATCTCAGCGTTTTGAATGCCTACTTCTTCTAAAAGTTCTCTTCGAGCGGCTGAGTTAGGATCTTCTCCATCATCTATTCCACCTTGAGGAAACTGCCAAGAGCCTTTAAAATTTAGTCTTTCTCCTACTAAAACCTCTCCTTTAGAGTTGAAGACTACCATTCCCACGTTCTTTCTATACGGTTTGTCCATCTTAGTAGAGATTTACATCATATATTCGATAGACAAGCCTATAAAAAAATTTGGACCTAAAGTAATACACATTTAGTAGAAAAACATGATAAATCAATTGCGGATGGACAAAGAGAGGGCATAAGATTCTTTGGATTAATATTCCGATTCCAATAGTAGGATGTGTTTCTCACGATGTCGGTCAGATATAAAATTCGCAGACCTCAAGTATTTTCAGAAAAGGATTTCGAAATTAGGGAATCCGAGATACCCGGAATCGGAATGGGACTATTCTCCAAACAAGACTTAGTCAAAGGTGATACTGTCGGATTTTATACCGGTAGAGTGCTTAACGATAAGTCTGCTAACTCTTCTAAATACTGTGAGTCCAAATATTTACTTTGGATCTGCAAAGATCATTGGATCTATGGAGAAGGTAAAGAGTCCAACTATACCCGCTATATCAATCATAGCTCTAAGCCGAATGTAAAATTAGTGGTATCCACTCGCTGGAAGACCGCAAGATTCGAAGCAATGCGTAAGATCAAAGCCGGCGAAGAATTATTCTTCGATTATGGAGACGAATATTGGATCCATATAGACATCTCTCCTGTAGAGCAGAACTAAGTTCCGCTTTGACGCTATCAACTTCCGTTTAACAACGAATAGCACGGTTTTTTTCCCAAAGGAAACAAAAAGTTTCAGGGATCGTTCATTAATTTTAACTCCATTTCCCTCAAAGAGTGGATTCCCCTTAAACGATGAGGAATATTGGAACCTGGGGCGAGGTTCTGAATTTATTATCCGACATAAAGAACGGCGGAAGAACTCCCTATATAGAAAATAAGGCGCTGCCTTATTGGACTTGGATCCTTCCGTTAATCCTGTTTCATTTCGCTTCCAAGGCGTCCTTAGCCTTCCAAGTGGATACTGGGATCTCCATATCCTATCTTCCTATTCCTGTAGGTATCATATTATGTTTTTGGTGGGGACCGGCGCGCACGTTACCTGCAATGTATGCCAACGCATTGTTTAGCGCCAATCTATGGGGACTTCATGACGTGGATAAATATCCTATCTATTGTCTCTGGGAAGTTTTGGCGGTGGGAATTTCCTGGCTCTTCTTCATCAAATTCCGAAAAGGAAAAGTTTGGCTTCCCGATCTAAGAGAAACAGTTCGATTTTTACTTTGGGTAGCATTTCCAGCGGCTCTATGTAATGGGTTCTTAGTGGCGGAATGTCTTGTATTATTCGGAGATCTTTCTCAGGATAAGTTGATCGTATCCTCGTTCCAGGGAATGAGTGCCACATTATTCGACACATTAAGCGTTTCGGTTCCGATCTTGTTATGGGTCACTCCTTGGATGGAGCTTAAAGGCTGGGCAAAAACGGAAGGAGCTTGGGAAAATAGAGAGACAAGCTGGGACAGAACTAGGCTTAGAAATTTAAAACCAAGAAAGGTCGCGGAGATTATCTCAGTATTTTTACTCTGCGGGGTTTTCGGCGCAATTATTCCTACTTTAGAATATTGGTTCGTGTTTGCGTTATTCGTTCTTTGGGCCGCATTAAGATACGGGATCACGATGGCTCTTACCGCAAATATTTGGGTTCAGATCATCACCTTGGTATTTCCCGCTCTATTTGATCGTTCCGAACATTACCAATGGTTTAAAGACGATAAAGAACTTATCTTTTTGATAAACTTAGGCATCTTATGTGTGGTCGCTTTGATCACAGGAAGAGCGACAAGCGATTCCAGAAAAGAGCTGCAAAAAAGGAGAAGGATAGAAGGCAAACTTCTACAGAGCAGAGAACAATACCGAAAATTTTTCGAAGAAAATTTATCCGCGAATTTTATCACGGACCCTTCCGGAAATATTCTGGCTGCGAACTCTTCTTTTCTAAAAATGTTCGGTTTTGAAACGCATACGGAAGTTTCTCTCAAAAATTTTGCAGATCTTTTTCCTTCTTACGACGACTATTCCTTTTTCTTACAGAAAATACAGATCGGTTCCAGGTTAGAAACTCACGAAGAATTTTTTCAGGACAAGAACGGATTGCCTATACATACGACTGGGAATTATTTCGCTACATTCAATAAATCAGGTAGTATAGATTCTATCCGAGGATATCTAATGGATGATACTCTTCGTCGTAAACTGGAAGACCAATTAATAGAATCCAAAAAATTAGAAACGATCGGAACGCTTGCAGGCGGGATCGCTCACGATTTTAATAATATTCTGCAGATCATTTCAGGGTATGCGACTAAAATGCAATTGGAATCTTCCAAATTCGCTTCCCTTATGGACATGTCCCGCTCTATCAATGCAGCGGCGGCAAGAGGAGCGATTATAGTTCGCAGACTTCTTTCCTTAGCTAGAAAGGGAGGAGGAGGATTCAGAAGAATTTTAGCCGATCAATTGGTGAATGAAACTGTAGATCTTTTAGTCCCTACATTCTCCGAAAAAATAAAATTCAGAAAAGAATGTAAAGAAGGGCTTCCTGTGATCGTGGGTGATTATTCCCAGTTGGAGCAGGTGCTTATCAATCTATGTTTGAATGCAAGAGATGCACTTCCTGACGGAGGAGAGATCTCTATACGTACATTTGGGGTACAAGGTGCAAACGTCAGGGAATCTTTTCCACTTTCAGAACCTGCGGAATATCTTTGTATAGAGGTTTCGGATAATGGAGAAGGAATGAGTGAAGAAACCAGAAAAAGGATCTTCGAACCGTTCTTCAGTACAAAGACCAAAAACCAAGGAAGTGGACTCGGAATGTCCATGGTCTACGGGATCATGCAAAACCACGAAGGAATGGTGCAGGTCAGTTCTCAATTGGGAATCGGCACCAGCATTCGATTATTCTTTCCGGTAGCAAAAACCAAAACTTCTCGATTTGTAGAATACGCCGGAAAAAGTTCTCAAACATCTACCGGGATCATGCTTGTAGTGGAAGAATCTCCTTATCTGTCGGAAATTTTACAAGAGCAGATGTCCACGCTTGGATTTAGATTGATCAGTGCGGACAGCGCTAAAAAGGCGCATGAAATATTAAATAAATTTAAATCTTCCGCGGTTTTAACGGTAATCGATTTGGATTTCGAAAATCTTTCTTCTTTGGAATTTCTGGAAACGATCAAAAAAGAATGTCCGGAACTGAAAATTTTCGTCTCCGGAACGGATTTCGGCAATGAAACCAAGGAAAAACTTTCCGCCCTAGGAATAAACGACCTTCTCGAAAAACCATATAAGATCCGAGATCTAATAGAGTTCTTCTATACTAAAAGTTTTTAGAATCTATTTCTTCAAAACACTTTTAAATAAATAGATTCTAAAAACTTAAGCAGCCTCTTTTGTTCTAGCATTCTTAAAGAAGAACGCGAAACCTTGGACTAGATCATAGATCGCAGGGATCTGAGCCAAAGAAATCCCGACATCACCGTGAGAGATCAAAGGTGTTAATACTAATTTAGATTTTTTACGAGGAAGATTTTCTTTTAAGATCACTGCCTCTTTTGCAGGAACCACATTGTCGCCTAAACCGTGAACGATGGAAACATGGCAGTCTAAAAGATGAAGTTTATCTTTTACCTGCAGCTCTTGTAAAAATGAACTTTGGGATCCTGCGTTTGCTACGATCTCTTTCCAGATCTTTTCTCTGAAACTTTTATCTTCCCTAAGTTTAAAGAAAACTTCTTTGTTTTCCGGACTGATATTTTCTAAAACCGTCGGAAGTTCCAACGTCTCTCTGGAAAAACTTCCATCCAGGACACATGCTTTTAACGCGAATTCCAGTTCTTGGTTTTCGGATTTGAGAGCATACTTTACAAAATTATAAAGAAGGATCATCCTTCCGTATTCGTCTCCCTCATCGGAAGTCATCACATAATCCAAAGTGGATTGGACATCACAATAAGCACCGATCGTAAGAATGGAAGAGATCTTTTTTCCTACTTCAGGATCGGAAGCGGCAATGAGCCCCATACTACCCGAAAAAGAAGGAGCGATATAGGAAAGTTTTTGGTCCGGGCAATATTCCTTATCGGAAGAGATATTAAGTATCAGCTCTTTTATCTTTTCAACAGTCTCTTTCCGAATTCGGAACTGAGTAACTTCTACTAATAAAGGCGAAATAACCGTATAACCTACTGCCGCCGCAGATCTGCAAACTGCCGCGAATCTTGGGTCCTTATTTCCCAAGTATGCCAATCCATTTACCGCCAAAATGGTTCCGCAGGATTTTCCTTTCGGAGTGTAAAGGATTGCAGGAATTTCAAATTTTTCCGTTTTAACCGTAATCTCTTGTTCAGAGACTTTAGGAGGAGTAGGTAATTGGCAATGAAGGGCAAACTTGGCAGCCTTCCAGAAATATTTCATATTTGTATCCAACCCCGGACTCGTTAAGATCGGATAACAATTTTATGACGATTTGAAAAGTCGGGGAACAGTCGGGCGACTCACTCGCTTTGCTCGTGACCGCGCTCTACGCTCCAATCCGCTTCGCGGGATTTCCGCTGCGATCGCTGTCGCTTAGAAAATCAATATCTTCCGTGCGGAACGGAGAATCCACGTTCCGCCATACCTTCTCCTCTCCCTTCCGGTAATCACTATTCCGCAAATCAACCGATCGAAATGGCGAATTCTACTTTGCAGGCCTTCTTCAAATTCTCACTCTCCGAGAAAAAAACATATGATCACATTAGGGTATTCGAATGAAAAAAGAGAAAAGAAGCAGAACCAAAATTCTGCCCGAGGACAATCCCGCCTTAAGCAAGGAAGAGATCCGGCTCCTGCTAAACGCATCCAGAACTCACGAAAATCATTACCTCTGGTTTAGAATGTTATACTCTTTCGGGCTCCAACTTTCCGAGCTGGTTTCCTTAAGAGTGGAAGATTTGGATTGGTCCCATCATAAAATATTGATCCATCATTCCCGAACCTTAAACCCCAGAAATCCTTCCATTCCGTATTCATTACGAAGGGACCTATGGTTTATTTCTCAGGGCAAACAGGGGGAGGACTTTTTGTTTTCAGGCAGGATAGGCAAACTTCGCCCCAGGACCGTTCAAAAAATGTTTTCTAAGCTGGAAGAAATGACGGGTCTGCCGATTTCAGTTTTTAGGCTCCGGAAAAGTTTAGCTTCTCACCTGATCGAGGCGGGCTGGGACCTGGAAAGTATCCGGGAACAGTTGGGGCTTTCTTCCCAAAAATCCTTGAAAGACTTGCTAGGCCAGAGACCCAAACAGGTTCCGCTCAAAAAATTTCCATTGGAGGAAATTAACGGATCAGCGGCATAATATTCAAAATTTAGGATTTTCCAACTGTAGGAGAATAGAGGAGATGGGAAAAAATTCTTGTAAAACCCCATTTCCTCACTATTTTAGTCTACGGCGAACTTTCCGTTCCCCTTTTGTAATTAAAAAAGGAAATTTTCTTTGTCGGAATATGATCTTATGGATCGTCGCTCGGAGCCTAGCTTGGAAATTAAAACGAAAAAAGTAGGGAAACATACCCTAGTTCAATTAGATGGCAGGCTGGATATCACGCATTCGGACGAGGTAGAGGCAAAACTTCTAGACGATGTCCAAGCCGGAACCGGTGATATCGTTATTAACTTGCAAAATATTTCTTATATATCTTCTTCCGGGATCAGGATCTTTGTAGGAATGGTCCGGGAACTAGAAAAGCAGAATCGAAAACTCAAACTTTGCAATATCACACCTAACGTTAAAAAAGTTTTCGACGTTGTGGAATTGTTGGATCTTTTCGAAGTCTACGAAACCGAACAAGAAGCATTAGCTACCTTAAAATAATCAGCCGGGGGCGCTTTGTATCATGGGTTCCCCCGCTAGCACAGAAGACCGATCTTCCGAAATTTACGGACTCATCGGTCTTTTCTTTTTATCCATACTTTCACTTCTAATATTTAGGATCTCCGGGTTGGAGTTCCCACCTGTATGGCCTGACGAGGTCTTATTCTATTCCCCCTCTTTAGATTTTGCAAAGAATGGACTCTTTCGCACGGAAGTATCGGAAGGTTTAGTAAAAGGAATGGAAACCAAAACACTTTGGATGCCTCCGGTTTTCTTTTTATTAAACGGCTGGGTCCTGAAATTTTGGGGAGAAGGTCTCGAAGTCCTAAGATTATTCGCTGCGATCTTATCAGTTGCAAGTATCTGGATATTTTGGTTTATACTTAAGACATTCGATTATTCTCCGATTGCAAGGTTGGGCGCTTCCTTACTTTTATTCACTGATCTACTATTCTTGAGAGTGGGTTGGACCGCGAGAATGGAAGCTCTTTGTTTGTTTTGGGCACTTCTATCCTTACTAGTACTTGCAAGAAAAGCAAAATGGAAGGGAGATATTCCTCTCCGACAATACGAAACATTCATATCCGGGCTCTTTTTAGGGATCTCATTTTTATCACATCCATTCGGAGCAATTTTCGGAGTGCCTGCATTACTTCTGATCCACCAAGCAAAAGCATGGAAGGTTTGGATGTTTTGGTTGGGCGGTGTGCTGCCGATCCTTGCTTGGGGAATTTGGATCCATCCTGATTGGGGGATTTTTTTCTATCAGTTCGGTGCGCAGTTCGGACGTAAAAAAGATCTATTCCAATCCTTCTCCCCGATCACAAAGATCAAAGTTCTATTAGGCGGATACGAATCTCCAGGACTCAGACTATTCTTTTATTTGGCATTAGCCTACGGACTCTGGGTGGTAAGAGGGGAAATTAAGGACAAACCGAAGTCAGCATTCTTCTTCTCAGCATGGACGGTTTCTATTCTATTCTTTCTGATCTTATCCACTGAATATTATTATGTAATGTATTTATGTATCCCATTGTCCGCTTTGGGAGGATTCTTTTTTGAAAGGATCAGGAGCAGAAGGGTACAGTTTATCGCAGCTATATTAGTATTTTCCAATATTGCAATTTTAGTGAATGCTTATAAGAGGATTGGATTCGGAAATCCTGAATTCGATCTGAAAGATAGATTTTACGAGGTTTTAGGACCCGAACTAAAAGGTTCTAAAAAGATGTATCTGCAGGCAATTCCGGATCCTTATTTCCATATCCGCAGAGAATATCCGAATCTAAAGGTCCTGGAATTTATTCCGGGAGAACTTCCTATTCCGAAAGAGGATTTTATCCAAACATTGGATTCAATCGATACATTCGTATTTTCAGACCGCCAAAAAAGGAATGAATTCGTTCAATCTTATCTAGAAGAGAATTCTTCCAAATTCAGAAAATCCAAGATCACCGCGGAACCTTCTACACTTAGAAAAGTAGCAAATGTAGAAGCGGAAATATATCGCAGAAGATAATTTACGCAGCCTTTTGGGTCTTAAACCTTTCCGTTATCCTTGATCCTTTTGACAAGATTTCGATTCGACTCTTGTCTTAAGATCGCGTTTTCGTATCTTCTGATCTCGGTTTCCGTTTCCGGTTTTATTTTAGGAATAGGGCAGGGTTTCTTATTCTCGTCCAATGCAACGAATGTGAGATACGCAGTCGTTGCGCGAGTCACAATTCCGGTATAAGGATTTTCCTTAGAAACTTGGACACCTATCTCCATAGAAGATCTTCCGGCATAATTCGCGGAAGCCTTTAGGATCACATGATCTCCCAAAGAGATCGGTTCCAAAAAATTCAGTTTGTCCACACTTGCAGTGACAGCTTCTCTTCCGCAATGTCTTTGGGCTACCATGACTGCAATCGAGTCTATCCAAGACATTAGGGTCCCTCCGAAGAGGGTACCATAATGGTTGGTATGGTCAGGCATAACTATATGTCTGGTCTCTACTGAGGATTGTTTCGGCGTTTTTGTGATTTCTTCGGACATCTATAACTTAGACGGACAATCCTAATATTACGTTCTTATAATCGGCATTGCAGAATAAAATCGTTGAATACCTGAGCGATATAAACTCTTTCCTTATATGTAAGAGCGGTACTTCCTGCTGAGATCAATTCACCTGAGTTGGAAAAAATTTCTCTGATAGAATCATCCTGGGCAATCGTAAATATTTTGGTAGGAGAATGAGCTTCCGGGTTGCCCGCATGTTTCAAGAACTTTATCACGGAAGGATGAGTGACGGTGAAGATGGTCCCTTTTTCATCTATTTCTAAATTATCAGGCCCGCTTTCAAGAACGATCGATTTAGGTTCTCCTAATACGATTTTTCCGTTCTCTCTTTTGATATCGAATTTTAAAACGGCTCCTAATCCGAAACCTGCTCTGTATAGGTATTCTTTTCCGTCCGGTCTTTTTACGTATAGGATCCCGTTTCCATAAAACAAAGGATTTCCTAAAGACGACCAAGTTTTTCCGTCAAAGTAAGCGATCTCCGCTCTAGCGATCCTGAAAAGATCTTGGAATAGATATGTAAAATATCCTCCTTCTCCATGATCATTAGAAACAAAAATTTCGTTTTCGGAAGCGACAGATAGATCGTTAGGACTTGTGATCGATGGATCTTGCAAAGTTTGGACATGTTTCCATTTTCCCGCCTTGGATTTTGCGGAAGGTTTTTCCGTTCTTTCGAAAACTTCTATCGCATGTTCTTTATATAGTGTGATATGAGAGATCACATATAGTCTAGACTTTCCATTTTGGTTTAGAAGGCTCATCCCGTGAGGTCTAAAATTTTTAGGATAATCCGTTTCTAATAGTTTGGGTTCAAGAGCGGAAGAATTCAGATCCAGAAAGTAAAGTTTTCCTTCCTGATCTTTGATCCTTCTTTCGTGGGAAGACACATATAATAATCCGGCTTCTCTATCGATCGCTAGATCCTCCGGGCCGGGCATTCCGGAGATCTTGGAACAGCCTTTTAATGGGATATCTTTGATATCCCCGGAACAATTACTGAAAAACAGGCCTAAAACGGCGAATACTAAGGGTAGAAGATAAACTCGCATGGGGTCCAAAGATCTGCCTCAAATCCGGCACTGGCAACCAGATTCGTCGTTTGAGATCCAATTTTATTCTTGCAATTTTTGTGCAGTGCATAAAAATGGAGTTAAAAAGGAATAGCAAGGCATGGATAACCAAAAACTAAACGATTTAATCAATGCCGGAATTGGGGCCGTCCAAACTTCGAAAGAAATTTTCGATAAACTTCTCGAGGATCTAAACGAAGGTAAGGAGAAGGTGGAGCAGAGATTCGACGAACTCAAAGCACAGGGAGAAAAAGACCTGAGCGAAAATGCGTTGAAATTCAAAGTTCCTCTGGCTTGGGGAATCGT
This genomic interval carries:
- a CDS encoding LIMLP_16025 family protein, which produces MDNQKLNDLINAGIGAVQTSKEIFDKLLEDLNEGKEKVEQRFDELKAQGEKDLSENALKFKVPLAWGIVKIEEIRENILKQFLKK
- a CDS encoding arylesterase, coding for MRVYLLPLVFAVLGLFFSNCSGDIKDIPLKGCSKISGMPGPEDLAIDREAGLLYVSSHERRIKDQEGKLYFLDLNSSALEPKLLETDYPKNFRPHGMSLLNQNGKSRLYVISHITLYKEHAIEVFERTEKPSAKSKAGKWKHVQTLQDPSITSPNDLSVASENEIFVSNDHGEGGYFTYLFQDLFRIARAEIAYFDGKTWSSLGNPLFYGNGILYVKRPDGKEYLYRAGFGLGAVLKFDIKRENGKIVLGEPKSIVLESGPDNLEIDEKGTIFTVTHPSVIKFLKHAGNPEAHSPTKIFTIAQDDSIREIFSNSGELISAGSTALTYKERVYIAQVFNDFILQCRL
- a CDS encoding acyl-CoA thioesterase → MSEEITKTPKQSSVETRHIVMPDHTNHYGTLFGGTLMSWIDSIAVMVAQRHCGREAVTASVDKLNFLEPISLGDHVILKASANYAGRSSMEIGVQVSKENPYTGIVTRATTAYLTFVALDENKKPCPIPKIKPETETEIRRYENAILRQESNRNLVKRIKDNGKV
- a CDS encoding glycosyltransferase family 39 protein; this translates as MGSPASTEDRSSEIYGLIGLFFLSILSLLIFRISGLEFPPVWPDEVLFYSPSLDFAKNGLFRTEVSEGLVKGMETKTLWMPPVFFLLNGWVLKFWGEGLEVLRLFAAILSVASIWIFWFILKTFDYSPIARLGASLLLFTDLLFLRVGWTARMEALCLFWALLSLLVLARKAKWKGDIPLRQYETFISGLFLGISFLSHPFGAIFGVPALLLIHQAKAWKVWMFWLGGVLPILAWGIWIHPDWGIFFYQFGAQFGRKKDLFQSFSPITKIKVLLGGYESPGLRLFFYLALAYGLWVVRGEIKDKPKSAFFFSAWTVSILFFLILSTEYYYVMYLCIPLSALGGFFFERIRSRRVQFIAAILVFSNIAILVNAYKRIGFGNPEFDLKDRFYEVLGPELKGSKKMYLQAIPDPYFHIRREYPNLKVLEFIPGELPIPKEDFIQTLDSIDTFVFSDRQKRNEFVQSYLEENSSKFRKSKITAEPSTLRKVANVEAEIYRRR